One genomic segment of Sorex araneus isolate mSorAra2 chromosome X, mSorAra2.pri, whole genome shotgun sequence includes these proteins:
- the GPRASP2 gene encoding G-protein coupled receptor-associated sorting protein 2 gives MTGTEIAPHSDTKSEKKPGEELGVVGAERENEAPMVVRPKVRPQPQAASGARPKTESKSRAKSRNDSKAANGSRSKNESQRGTGARPKSESKEMSGARNKTERHSMAGARAKNEAWAVGGARPKTDAKAMPDTRSKDEAQAWAQTEVLSRTEGITPINVLAWSVVSPESGPYAKPMTTSAESNLVGVDAEPYSGSQVPPDLQPWLASGNNTSSGSWCYPRPRAREEASKESEFWSADETATIPSLWDGEEASMRSWSREETNTRSRHRAKHQDNPRSRPKSKKGHCTDSWSGSEEESGNPFCLWAGENTNNFFRDEANMRSKLRAKREEFFESESDDEYNKETWFLPEEATGRYKPRNKEGPNTVLKSKTQKDVNSDRVNQETKLEEEVIIGSWFWDEQEASIKDGASATCEPDSGTEEGAIGGSVFWTEEKSSLGAMAREETRPESEEEAIFGTWFWDRDEACFDLNPNPVYKAGPRFRDLAEEELNVSSRPKTWDEVTVEFKPVTCHRIGFPSPSPFRIPEEMETQLYTEMFEAKPKNVEVTPEEEERESPPPAEQPVNEYPFQYQPTYRSVREIREHLKAKESAEPENWSCKCIQCELKIGSAEFEELLILSDRIRDPFIHEISKIAMGMRSASQFTRDFIRDSGVVSLIETLLNFPSTRERTSFLENMIQMAPTYPNLNMIETFVCQVCEETLSHSMGSPEQLLGLRLLRHLTTTTDYHDLISKYMGGFLSLLTTGDAKTKFNLLKVLLNLSENAMVANTLFSPDALSVYVALFNVEESNDNIQIVVKMFQNISNIIKKGSMSLMDDDFNIDPLICAFRKFEKLAKELQVQTDNQNDPEAGEQN, from the coding sequence ATGACTGGCACTGAGATTGCACCTCACTCTGATACCAAGTCTGAAAAGAAGCCTGGAGAAGAACTTGGGGTTGTTGGGGCTGAGCGAGAGAATGAAGCCCCAATGGTGGTCAGACCCAAGGTtcggccccagccccaggctgccTCTGGAGCAAGGCCCAAAACTGAGTCTAAATCTAGGGCAAAGTCCAGAAATGATTCCAAGGCAGCGAATGGTTCAAGGTCCAAAAATGAGTCTCAGAGAGGGACTGGGGCAAGGCCTAAGTCTGAATCCAAAGAAATGTCTGGTGCAAGGAACAAAACAGAACGCCATTCCATGGCAGGGGCAAGGGCCAAAAATGAGGCTTGGGCAGTAGGTGGGGCTCGTCCTAAGACCGATGCCAAAGCAATGCCTGACACAAGGTCCAAGGATGAAGCTCAGGCTTGGGCCCAGACTGAGGTATTGTCAAGAACAGAAGGCATAACCCCAATCAATGTCTTAGCCTGGTCAGTGGTCAGTCCTGAGTCTGGACCATATGCTAAACCTATGACCACATCAGCAGAGAGTAATCTAGTTGGTGTGGATGCTGAGCCCTATTCTGGCTCACAGGTTCCGCCAGATCTCCAGCCCTGGCTTGCATCAGGCAACAACACTAGTTCAGGGTCTTGGTGCTAtcccaggcccagggccagagaggaggCCTCTAAAGAGTCTGAATTCTGGTCAGCAGATGAGACCGCTACCATTCCTTCTCTCTGGGATGGAGAAGAAGCCAGTATGAGATCATGGTCTAGGGAGGAGACCAATACCAGGTCCAGACACAGAGCTAAACATCAAGATAACCCCAGATCCAGGCCCAAATCTAAGAAAGGTCATTGTACTGATTCCTGGTCTGGTTCTGAAGAGGAGTCTGGCAATCCTTTCTGCCTCTGGGCTGGAGAAAATACCAATAACTTCTTTAGGGATGAGGCAAACATGAGGTCTAAGCTCAGAGCAAAGAGAGAAGAGTTTTTTGAATCCGAATCTGATGATGAATACAATAAGGAGACCTGGTTTTTACCTGAAGAGGCCACTGGTAGATACAAGCCCAGGAATAAGGAAGGTCCTAATACTGTCTTGAAGTCCAAGACCCAGAAAGATGTTAACAGTGATAGGGTAAATCAAGAGACCAAGTTAGAGGAGGAAGTCATCATCGGGTCCTGGTTCTGGGATGAGCAAGAGGCCAGTATTAAGGATGGGGCTTCAGCCACCTGTGAACCCGATTCAGGGACTGAGGAAGGTGCTATTGGAGGCTCCGTGTTCTGGACAGAGGAAAAGTCAAGTTTGGGGGCTATGGCCAGGGAAGAGACTCGGCCCGAGTCTGAAGAAGAAGCCATATTTGGGACTTGGTTCTGGGATAGGGATGAGGCCTGCTTTGATCTAAATCCCAATCCTGTATACAAGGCTGGTCCCAGGTTCAGAGATTTAGCTGAGGAGGAACTTAATGTTTCATCCAGGCCCAAAACCTGGGATGAGGTGACTGTTGAATTTAAACCTGTTACTTGTCATCGGATTGGattcccatcccccagcccctttAGAATTCCCGAAGAAATGGAGACTCAACTGTACACTGAAATGTTTGAGGCAAAGCCCAAGAATGTGGAGGTTACCCCAGAAGAGGAAGAACGGGAATCTCCACCTCCCGCCGAGCAGCCTGTTAATGAGTACCCATTTCAGTACCAGCCAACCTATCGGTCAGTTAGGGAAATTCGAGAGCATCTTAAGGCCAAGGAAAGTGCAGAGCCTGAGAATTGGTCTTGCAAATGCATACAGTGTGAGCTTAAGATTGGTTCTGCGGAGTTTGAAGAACTCCTGATCTTATCAGACAGAATTCGAGATCCTTTCATTCATGAAATATCTAAAATTGCTATGGGTATGAGAAGTGCTTCTCAGTTTACTCGAGATTTCATTCGGGATTCAGGTGTTGTCTCACTTATTGAAACCTTGCTCAATTTTCCCTCCACCCGAGAGAGGACAAGTTTTTTGGAAAATATGATTCAAATGGCTCCAACTTATCCCAATTTAAACATGATTGAGACATTCGTATGTCAGGTGTGTGAGGAAACCCTGTCACATAGCATGGGTTCCCCAGAGCAGCTGCTTGGATTGAGGCTGCTTAGACACCTCACTACAACTACCGACTACCATGATCTGATTTCCAAATACATGGGTGGCTTTCTGTCCTTATTAACCACAGGCGATGCAAAAACAAAGTTTAACCTTCTGAAAGTGCTGTTGAATTTATCTGAAAATGCTATGGTGGCAAACACACTGTTCAGTCCCGATGCTCTGTCTGTATATGTGGCTCTCTTTAACGTAGAAGAGTCAAATGATAATATTCAAATTGTTGTGAAAATGTTTCAGAATATCAGTAACATCATAAAAAAAGGATCTATGTCCTTGATGGATGATGATTTCAACATTGATCCACTTATTTGTGCTTTTCGTAAGTTTGAGAAGTTAGCTAAGGAGCTGCAAGTCCAAACAGACAATCAAAATGATCCTGAGGCAGGAGAGCAAAACTGA